A stretch of the Panicum virgatum strain AP13 chromosome 9N, P.virgatum_v5, whole genome shotgun sequence genome encodes the following:
- the LOC120688036 gene encoding ADP-ribosylation factor-related protein 1-like, producing the protein MFSLFYGLWKYVFTKDEFRVLILGVDKAGKTTLLEKLKSIYLKGEGLPPDRVVPTVGLNIGRMEDANAKLVFWDLGGQVGLRAIWEKYYEEAHAIMYVIDAATASSFEDAKSALDKVIRHEHLRGAPLLIVANKQDLPGVINDEELALFLNLKELDERPYMFQAVSAYDGRGIKSGIDWLVEQMEKCKRTETLRARAGVAGQI; encoded by the exons ATGTTCTCCCTGTTCTATGGCCTATGGAAGTATGTGTTTACCAAGGACGAGTTCCGTGTTCTTATTCTTGGTGTCGATAAGGCTGGCAAGACG ACTTTGCTGGAGAAGCTGAAATCAATATATCTCAAGGGGGAAGGACTTCCACCTGATCGGGTCGTTCCCACTGTTGGACTTAACATTGGCCGCATGGAAGATGCAAATGCAAAACTTGTTTTCTGGGATCTGGGTGGTCAG GTTGGCCTACGTGCAATCTGGGAGAAATACTATGAAGAGGCTCATGCCATTATGTATGTTATTGATGCTGCTACTGCATCGTCATTTGAAGATGCCAAATCTGCTCTGG ATAAGGTTATTCGCCATGAGCATCTGAGAGGAGCACCGCTCTTGATTGTTGCAAACAAACAG GATTTACCCGGGGTCATCAATGATGAAGAATTGGCTCTGTTTCTGAATCTTAAAGAGTTGGATGAGAGGCCATATATGTTTCAGGCTGTATCCGCCTATGATGG gaggGGGATCAAATCTGGAATAGACTGGCTGGTGGAACAAATGGAAAAATGTAAACGTACAGAGACACTACGGGCTCGTGCTGGTGTAGCTGGACAAATTTAG
- the LOC120688035 gene encoding SKI family transcriptional corepressor 1-like, with the protein MNFSVGGSGGGGGGGEGPSGGGGGGGPADGREQAERWLEIAEKLLAARDLVGCKRFAERAVESDPLLPGADELLAVTDVLLASQSAFPSGQPDPLAVLQLPPGAAPDQASVSRAFRRLALLLGPRNPHPGADVALRLVNDAYAVLSDPSRRPPPSANQAMGTPSSQPASAAAAAPPASEFWTACPFCCYVHQYPRDLVGRALKCPNEGCRRGFVAAEIPIAPTIVPGTEMYHCAWGFFPLGFPNATDLGGNWKPFYKMFPWNTAPSGQGHRGGSNIRQSHVGSARGGSSRGRIKKTTARKKVGAGLKRRSFGGVESGIDSSMLGQEGWAGDEDGGDGRAEEVRGININEAAQATDGSGRVNVSGAGGVEDMGNFHIDVDATEDILGNLHNLPFLRVDNLGRML; encoded by the coding sequence ATGAACTTCTccgtcggcggcagcggcggcggcggcggcggcggggaaggccccagcggcggcggcggagggggaggcCCCGCCGACGGCCGCGAGCAGGCGGAGCGCTGGCTGGAGATCGCGGAGAAGCTCCTCGCCGCGCGCGACCTCGTCGGCTGCAAGCGCTTCGCGGAGCGGGCCGTGGAGTCCGACCCGCTCCTCCCGGGCGCCGACGAGCTCCTCGCCGTCACCGACGTCCTCCTCGCCTCCCAGTCGGCCTTCCCCTCGGGCCAGCCCGACCCGCTCGCCGTCCTGCAGCTCCCGCCCGGGGCCGCCCCCGACCAGGCCTCCGTCTCCCGCGCCTTCCGCCGCCTCGCGCTCCTCCTCGGCCCGCGCAACCCGCACCCGGGCGCCGACGTAGCGCTCCGCCTCGTCAACGACGCCTACGCCGTCCTCTCCGACCCGTCCCGCCGCCCCCCGCCTTCCGCCAATCAAGCGATGGGTACCCCCTCCTCCCAGCCTGCCTccgcggccgctgccgcccctcCGGCCTCGGAGTTCTGGACGGCGTGCCCGTTCTGCTGCTACGTGCACCAGTACCCGCGCGATCTGGTCGGGCGCGCCCTCAAGTGCCCCAACGAGGGGTGCCGCCGCGGGTTCGTGGCCGCTGAGATCCCGATCGCGCCGACTATCGTGCCGGGCACTGAAATGTACCACTGCGCCTGGGGGTTCTTCCCCCTCGGATTTCCCAATGCCACTGACCTGGGTGGCAACTGGAAGCCATTCTACAAGATGTTCCCGTGGAACACGGCTCCCAGTGGCCAAGGGCACCGCGGTGGGAGCAATATCAGGCAGTCTCATGTTGGCAGTGCTCGTGGTGGCTCCTCTAGAGGTAGGATAAAGAAGACAACCGCTCGCAAGAAGGTTGGAGCAGGGCTCAAGAGACGTTCTTTTGGTGGCGTGGAGAGTGGTATTGATTCGTCCATGCTTGGACAGGAAGGGTGGGCTGGGGATGAGGACGGTGGAGATGGACGGGCTGAGGAGGTGAGGGGAATTAACATAAATGAGGCGGCGCAGGCAACAGATGGCAGTGGTAGGGTGAATGTTAGTGGTGCTGGTGGGGTTGAAGACATGGGCAACTTCCATATTGATGTTGATGCAACGGAGGATATATTGGGGAATTTGCACAACTTGCCCTTCTTGAGGGTGGACAATCTTGGGCGAATGCTTTAA